caggaggacacctggggaAACGccttgaaaaaacacacagactcttAAGAAGCCGCAGCGCCAGTTTGTCTTTACAACGGTGGTGAAATGGCAAACCGCCTGCTGCGTCAGTATGTGTCTCTGAGTGAAAAGGGCTAGTGACAGCTACAGCATCCACCATAGTAGAGCCACCATGGTACTCgatagcttttattttggttctTCAGATGACAGGCAGTGTGAATTTGCATATTAGCTAAATATTTAGattcaacatttaacatttatatttaacatttagaatTTATAGTTAACAATtagcatttatatttaaatttaacatttacatttagcttcaacatttacatttagacttaacatttaacagttagatttagatttaacatttatatttctatttaaGTTTTAGATTTAATGTTAAGCATTTCTATataaatttagcatttttaattttttgataTTATATTTTTCAAGAGAAGTAAAAatcacaaagttcacaaatattgctgtaaatctggtcaaaagtaacattttaaaattgacatgttttataaatgtggTCTGTTGCTGAATGTGGTGAAAAGTGGCGCTTTATTTTAGCATGCTGAACTTTACAATCGGCACCCCACCATCAAAGCTCAGACTGTGATGCCACAGTTAAGTTCAAGTTTAAATTtaagtttatttcatttatatagcacttttttaaaacaaagtttgcaAAGTGCTGTAGGGTAcagtaaacataaaacataaataaaaacaatcataaaataaacaaaataagacaaattagaataaacatacatgtacagataTATGCAGAGAATAATTACAGTTCTGTTGCAGGGAATGCAAGATGGTAGAGATGGGTTTTGAGAAGTTTTTTGAGACCATTTAGTGATTCAGCTGATCTAACGGAAGGGGGTAGACTGTTCCAGAGGGATGGGCCCTGGCAGCAAAAATGCAGTCACCCCTAGATTTGAGGAGGGAGGGGCAAGACCATGAAGGGCCTTGTATGTGATGAGTAGTGTCTTGAAGTCTATTCTGTACTTTACTGGGAGCCAATGAAGGGATGTAAGAATTGGTTTGATGTGGGATCTGCAATTGGTTTTGGTTCATAGTCTGCCTGCAGCATTTCGTACGAGTTGCTGGTGAGACAGGGCTGCATGGTtgagacaggtgaagagagCATTGCAGTAGTAAAGGTGAGAGAAAAGGGTGTGGATTAGAAGGTCAAAATTCTAGTTGATAACATCGCTTTGATGCTCCAGATGTTCTGGAGTTGGAAAAGGCAGGATTGTACAAGTTTGCTCATGTGTGAGTCAAAGTGCAAATTATGGTCAAATATTACACCCAAGTTTCTGGAGGAGGGTTTGAGATTGGCAGCTTGAGGGCTGATGGAGGGATTCAGTTCAGGGATGAGTTTGTTgggttttgtctgtttttaattgaagGAAGTTGAGAGACATCCAGCCCTTGACAGCAGTCAGGCAGTCATGGAGGATACTGATATTGGCTATGTCGTTGGGTTTAAATGAGAAATACAGCTGCATGTCATCAGCGTAACAGTGGTGGGAAATATAATTGAACTGGCTGATGGGATTGACTAGAGGAAGCATATAGAGTGAGAAGAGGATGGGACCAAGGATTGAACCTTGCAGAACTTCACATAGTATAGGTGCAGTTGTGGACATGAAGTTGTCAATGACAACctgacacttcctgtttgatagGTAGGATGAGAACCAGTTAAGAGCGGAGCCCGAGATACCAACCCACTTCTTGAGGCGTTTGACCACGATGGAGTGATCAATGGTGTCAAAAGTGGCAGTTAAGTCAAGCAGGACCAGAACTGAATGTTCGCCATTGTCAGCCCGCATGAGGATGTCGTTTGTCACTCTAAGCAGTGCTGTTTCAGAACTATGAAGATGGTGAAAGCCAGATTGGAATTTGTTGAAAATATTGTGTCCTTCAATGACCTCGAGTAGCTGCTGCAAAACGATTTCTTCAAACACCAAGTCcaacatatgttgtgttttggtgctggtatGCTAGTGACCAGCATGGGATGTGTCTACATCTTATTTCATATTGCAGAGTATGCGGAGGAGTGAAGTTGTCTGTGAAAGCCCAATTGCAGGGAATGCAAGACAGTAGAGATGGGATTTTGAAACCATTTAGTGATTCAGCTGATCTAATGGAAGAGGGTAGACTGTTCCAGAGGGATGGGCCCTGGCAGCAAAAATGCAGTCACCCCTAGATTTCTGAAGATGAATTGTAGTTTTGAGATGGGTCTGTAATTAATTGGTTGGGTTGGATCAAGGTTGAGTTTTTTTAAGATGGGTTTGATGCTTGCCATATTAAAGCCATCAGGGACAGATccagaggtgagagagaggttAATAATGGAGGGTAGACTATGGCCCAGGGTGGGCAGGACCTGGGGGGCATTACATCTCAGGGGCAGGACGACAGGTACACAACGATAGTTAGTTTAAGGAAAGtgattttacatttacttgaaAGCACTTTCAGACCTTCTGAGTCCAAATCTTATTTTTACCTCTCTCTTTTaccttgtttctttctctctctctttcctctccagagcttccctcagtgtctctcctccagaagactccctcctctccagtcagctgcctcgCTACAGGTTTCTACCCTCACGGAGCCTCACTCTTCTGGAGCAAAGATGGAGCGGAGCTTCATGAGGAGGTGGACCACGGAGAGATCCTCCCCAACCACGATGGAACCTTCCAGATAAGTGTTGACCTGAAcctttcatcagtcacacctgaaaACTGGACAAGgtatgactgtgtgtttcagctctctgGTGTGAACGAGGAAATCATCACCAGACTGGAGAAAGATCGGATCAGAACCAACTGGGGTAAGAGTGAGATCAGAGGGTGCTGAAGGGGGGTGCATGGGAATtcaggttgaaaaaaaaaaacctagaaaCAATGATCTAATTGaattttttgttctgtttaacCTGCTTCATCTGCACCGGTCTTACTGGGACAGTGGCATTGATAGTGAAGCCCAGTAACATGACCGTCCtcgtcactgctgcagtggtttTTCTTGCTCTCACTCTCATCGATGCTGTTGGATTCATCGTTTACATAAAgaagagaggtgagagagaaaaattaTTGATTTCagtacaaattaaaaaagagaagtgatgagaaataaatgtgtaaatccaGTCAGCAGTAAACAGACTGAGTATAAACAGATACTCAGTCTGAGTGAGTAGAAGAGAGGAATAAAGTGACTAAAGATAATCTGGCATTTACAACTGTGACTGaaattatttgtcttgttttgatttcagccaTCAGCCCTCCATCTCGTAAGTAAAACTTACTTTGGTTCTATTTCAGATGATCTGACTCACACttcatgtttcacattaaaaaaacatgtttcacattattGTGCAGACGAACCTTTTCAacactgtttcctgtatttattgtttagCAGCTCCTGACAACGGCGTTGAGCTCCCTGAGCGACTGAATCCAGAGATGTGAATTACAAACACAAGCAGTGACTCTACTGGTGTCACTTTATTTAGCTTTGCAGAACTAAAAGACAGAAATGCTTCTTACACTACAGGTAAAGTTATATTAAAAGGACTGATTGAAAAGATGGACTGTTCTGTGTTCtatggctctgattggttgttttattaattgttgttttctgttgaattcatactcaaaacaatcAGTGGACAGTATGTGACCAGACttagttaaaaaacaaaacatgtcagaatcataaacttgtgtttgtttctttctacAATCTAACTAAAAAATCCAATAGACTTGTTGTGGAGGGAAACAGAGCGATGCTGATTTCAAGGTTAGCCTCCAAAAATATGTTATTGCTGCACCACTCTATAGATGGGAAAATATGGAGTTTGGTCTATCATGGAGCCTATGGTAACTCTGAGCATAGCTAGCTCCCAGAcaaggttagcttagcttaacatgAACACCCCTGGTGGAAAAACCAGCAAGACcaacatatgttgtgttttggtgctggtatgctggtgaccagcatggGATGTGTCCACATCTTATTTCATATTGCAGAGCATGAGGAGGAGTGAAGTTGGCTGTGAAAGCCCAATACAGGACACAGAGCCAGTGAGGTTGTCACAGTACACCAAGTTAATTCAATACAAGCATCAAAACTACAAGATTTTGGGGTCACTTGAGGGCACCCGAAACAAACTGTAGATCCTGGACTAAAtgtacagaaatataaatgcaacactttgttttctgctccCAAAATAATTACTTCTTTCAGATTTTgagcacacatttgttaaaatccaATAAGATAAGCCGGGATCGCTGGGATGCTGGTGACCAGCTTCACCAGCAAGAGTCTGCCGCTCGGCCAACATAATTACTGGGACCTTGCTGGTGGGCCAGCTTCATCATGCTGGTCCACCAGCtaaaccagcaccaaaccagCACTAACCAGCATAGGGCCACCTATAGAGACTATGACACCTGTTATGCTATTTCTTACAGCTGTTAGAATATTGAACTTCAGTATAATATAACTATAACTAAAGTATAACTAAAGGGATTACTCATCTTCATCGTACTCGATGACCAAACGTTATCAGTGATGTTGCAGCCTGATTTAACACTTGCAGCCACGGTATAGTTTACCATCCAGGAGATACTTATCAGACTGCGCTACCTGAACTATACAACTGAGTGTCAGCCAAGTTAGCTGAGAAGTTAAAAGGAGTTCCCTCCCTGAGCTTTACTACAGATATTTGGACTTCAGGTGGCTGCCCGATGTCGCTGATAAGCCTCACAGTGCCGGGTTGACTCAGATACACATGGCCTCTGTAGTGCGGTGCTTCAGGTAAAAAAGTGCAGGGGTTCACACAACCGAGCTGCAATCGCAGCCTCCATTACAGAGATGTTAAATCACTGGGACATCCCTCTGAAAAAAGTGCATGTCATTTTATGGTACAATGCAAGTAATATGAAGGCTGCAACGGAAGACATGGCAGTTTCTAATCTGGGCTAATGTCCCAACGCAGCGTTAGTGATGCATTAGCAAACAGCATGAAGATCAGAGCACATTTCAAGCATTCACAACTCGCACAGTCTCTCTTGGAAGACCTACAGCATGAAATGCAAGGTGCAGGAACCACGACCACCCCAGCTCGCCTTGTTCAAGATGTTCAAAGGGAAGCGACCTCTCTGTGCAGATGCTGCCGACCACAACTTGCCGGCAACACTGTCTGCCAACgtgtgctggaaaaaaaagcagtgacGGTACTGGAGCCCTTCGAGGAGTTAACCAGGACAATCAGCTCAGCGACCACCGCTGGAGCCGACGTAATCCCAGCCGTCATAAGACAGCCCTTTCCAGAACTGGGCAAACAACCATGCTCGCTTTCCTCTCCTTGCTGCTGTTGTGGTGAAGTTCCTGAGCGCTCCTTCAGCCAGTGTGGGAAGCGAAAGACTGTTTAGCACGGCATCCAATATCATGGATGAAAAGAGGAATcgtctgacagcagagagagcagaaatgCTCATATTCCTCAAAAAGAACCTGCCAATGTTTAAGTGAGATTTGTTAAACACCACATCACTCCATCAGTGTTAACTTTTTGAGGagttatttactttttattgttttcttttgaagaaTAGTTGCAGGCTCTGGCGTTAAGCTTAGTCCAGGACACCTTCAGTGCCAAACCTCCTGCTGTACTTGATTTGTGCTGTTCAGATGCACACTGTATTACtgatagtgtgtgtgtaagatgtTTACACTTAttgcacttttcttttatttcaaatatttgacatttttgcaattaattaaatattgaCAATCGATTTGAAACCCTTACAgttgtatatttttttccaggatGGGATTTTTCATGTtaacatgtttcctgtttttctgacttCCTTTTCTGACCTCAAGTTGCCTTTTGggacatacatgcatacatagcATACTTGCCTGTAGAGAGGAGTTTATTTCAGCCTCATATACAATCAACAATGATGATAACAGTAATATAAAGCAAACAGAGCTCTGGTATCCGATTATTGTATCATTACCGGCAGATATCCAAATTCAGATATCAGGGTCAGATCAAAAGTGAAAGAACATGGATCGGTGCATCCCTACATTAAATGTGTTAAGTTGTCCTTCATGAAGTTGAATTGCCATCAAATACAAACATCTCTATCCATATCTATATGCACCTCTGAAACTAAATTATTTGAGTAAAAGGacttcagtttattttgagtttaGTAAAGACCAAAGTAGGAAAACCTGTTGAAGATCTTTTACTCCTGTCTAAACCTCTCATCCCCACTGGGGGGAGCTAAAGACACagtgagggaaggaaggaggcgTGTtatccaaacagaaaacacctcCTGCCTTTATTTACACCATGAAGACTCAACTACACTGTTATGTGGATCAGATATTTTTCTCATCAGAACTTGAATATCTTCATCCTCTTGCTTCTCTCGAGCCACTTTGCATTTTCAGGTAAGATAACTTTCCTTGAATTACTTCCTGAAAGCAGTTtatgaaacacagaacagttcAGCAGTAAACTAGTGACCTGAAGCTGGAGGCTGACTGTCTTTATACTTCAGATCAACCAGTCTGTCCAGCTCAGGGTTCAgataatatgaaaatgaattagGTTGTTCCTCTGTAGTTCCTAAATAAATTTGATTGATGTTTAACTTTTGGAACAAGCACAGATCCAAGTCTGTTGTCAGGAACATTCTGTTGTCCTGTATCACTGTGCTGTGTTACTGGAGGCTGTATGTTGTCAGTGTGGGGTGAAACATGGGAGACAGACTTTAGGAACCTACAGgccttaaaaaaataatgccaAGATATTTTTAGGCTGTACTGTTGTGCTCCATGCAACATTAATATTGATGTTGGGGTTAATAGtggctatcaataataattaatgattatcatAGTCCATGAGTCAGGGCCCCAAATTTGGGCCATCGGTATCATCCGGGGGGACAAAGTCTCATAGTGATTTTTGCCAAGTTATACACCCCCAGTACTAGAAAAATCATGATAGCAGTGCAGGGGTGGTAgtgaaatcacttttttttcagctcattaaGTTACAAACCACCTCAGATAAATTCTATTTTTGAAATCTGGTGTATATCTGGTTTACACTCATGGTAGGGATATTGTCAATATTCTATAATATGGTGCTTGGTATCATTggaatgatattttttttacattgaatgGATATTTAAGAGACCCATGGTAATGAATACAATATCATTAGATCTCATGCAGAGATTATTAGATGGTCTTTAGGATCATTCACCAAAAAATGGCTCAATTCAGCTGATTCTACCATCACACAGTTTAACCACAAAGCCCAGTTGTGACctgtggaggagctgaggagtcTCTAAAATGTTGACAGTAGGCTGTTTTTTGGcatacatttctattttctatttctatcttTGTCTTTATCATCATAGTTAGACAGTTATTGATGTATGGCTCATTCATGAGGGTGATTTATAGCTAATTCAGTTACCAGCAGATACCGGCATGAATTTACATATAACTTGTATCAGACATTCTATTAATGTAACAAGGAAACTCTgattttttgctcttttctgtaCACGCGACATCTATTGcatttctgtctgtcctggaagagggatcccgcctctgtgtgtggtttttttttttaccccgtaaagaggtttttttttcccatcagcatgttaagtttttcctcactcgaatcgagggtctaaggacagaggatgttgttcactgtacaaattgtaaagcccattgacccattgaggcaatgtgattgtgattttgggctatataaataaaactgatttgatctgatttgatttgaatgcaAGTCTTACCATCAGATGCAGATCTCTGACTCAAAGctgttttgatatatttgtttGAAATCACTGTAGTCAtgtgaaaaaggaagaaagtgagagagTTTACTGGGTTCTGTGATCGGGTCTGTTTTAAGGTAAGGACATTGCAGTATGAACAGTATTATTCACTCTGTCGTCTCCCTTTGCCAGGGtaaaataacaggaaacagctgatccagcTCGGTCCTTCACTCACTCGTCTTTATCAAATCAAGATGAAAACTTTACtgttgttgcttctcttctgtcacGTTTCATCACCAGGTAAGATCatattttaaacctttaaactcTTTAAACTTCACCATCCACTCGACTCTTTTAAACCAAGattaattcaacttttgcttAAACTTGATCAGACTGTTTTAACTGACTCATACTgatttcatcatatttctgagtggtgatgatgagtgtgtgttcatactgaatggaggctgtttgttctgcacattacatttaaaacttttGCAGTTTGTTTCATATCATGTTTATATTTCCACTGAGCATCATATTTAtgatttgtgttatttataaGCTCCtttgtttgtcctgcagtgCTACACTCCCTTAAGTTTTTCATTACTGCATCAACTGGAATCCCAAACCTGCCAGAGGTTGTGCTGACAGTAGAAGTTGATGAAATTATGACTGTGTACTGTGACAACGGAACACTGGATGTAAAGGACATTGTTAAATCATTCTTCATAAAGTATCCTGAGCGGTTGGAGTGGTACAGACAAAGATGTTTCAATTTTTTTCCAAACTTCTTCAAATCCTTGACTCACAGTTTGATGTGTCTCTTCAACCAAACTGGAGGTACAGTGTGTAacatgttacagcctgtttaACTTTTTACTGTTCTGCATCTTAGTTGTAAAGTGACTCAGGGCCTCAAGACACCAGTCAGTTCAAACTCTaacatcattttatcatttttcattttaacacaaactgcTGATAATAATCTGATTCGTGATCAAACTAATATTCATGTCTAAAACAACAATGTATAAATCAGTGTTAAttacagtctctgtctctgtctcaggtgtCCATGTTTTACAGAGAGTGAGTGGCTGTGAGTGGGATGATGAGACTGAAGAGGTCAAAGGTTTCTCTCAGTTTGCTTATGATGGAGAAGACCTTTTGAAATTGGATTTGAATACATTGACATGGATCGCTCTAAGACCTGAGGCTGTCATCGCCAAACCGATATGGGACGCTGATAAAGTTATGAGAGAACACTATAAGACTGCTTTTACTCAGATTTATCCACAGCGGCTGGAGACCTATGTGAAATATGGGAGGAGCGTTCTGCTGAGAACAGGTAGGATCACCTGACCTGATGTAGTTTATTAGACACAGTGATCTTCATATAGGCTGCTCAGACTGaactgtcattgtattattaatCCAACATGTCTGACATCAGCTTTTTTGTAGTggttacatttgtttttagtcCTGACCAATCACAGACATCTTTGGGTGACATCACTCACCATCAGAGCTcagactgtgatgtcacagttagTTTAAGGAAAgtgattttacagtttcagtgtttcacaataGAAATAGTTCCACTGAACATTGACACTGTGATTGACGACCTGACTGTGAATCAtcagaacagacagacattgTTCTTCTCTGACTGTAGTGAGTCTTTAGTGGTGGTGTAgttccctcctctgtctgtatACACATCATGTGGAGGCTGTGTAGCAGATGTGTTGTTATGTACCCTGTCATTATTACACTGTGGTCTGGATACATGGAGCACATTACTTGGCCACCATCAACACTGTCCTCCTGCTTttgaaaaatcaatatttagtCGGCCGACACTATTACAAACTGTCACAAGCACATGACATGATTCACATCATGCTGCTGGTTTCACACTATTCACCTGATCAACAGTTTGCAGCAGTGATGTGCCAACAAACATAgtattgtaaaacaaaatagtGCAGATTTGCAGATGTTTCTTATGGAACAAAATGCATCCAATACATTTGTTCAACAGTTGCttgaaaacactttcacaccTTCTGTTATTGATTCcaaatgtaatttcttcatctttctttgaccttgtttcttttcctctctctcctctttaatctctctctctttcctctccagagcttccctcagtgtctctcctccagaagactccctcctctccagtcagctgcctcgctacaggtttctaccctcacagagcctcactcgtctggaggaaagatggagaggagcttcaTGAGGAGGTGGACCACGGAGAGATCCTCCCCAACCACGATGGAACCTTCCAGATGAGTGTTGACCTGAAcctttcatcagtcacacctgaagaCTGGACCAGGtacgactgtgtgtttcagctctctgGTGTGAAGGAGGGAATCATCACCAGACTGGAGAAAGATCGGATCAGAACCAACTGGGGTAAGAGTGAGATCAGAGGGTGCTGAAGGGGAGTGCATGGGAACTACAACagaaacagtaataataaactATTATTGTGTTCAACAGTGAAGCCCAGTAACATGACCGTCCtcgtcactgctgcagtggttgtttttgctgttattCTCATCGGTGCTGCTGGATTCATCGTTTACAAAAAGATGAAAGGTGAGAAAGAAGATTTCAGAACTTTGATTTAAGTCTTTAAGTTTCAGTTGAAAAATTGAAACaagcatcagcatcatcatttcACAATTAGAAGCACCAGTAAACTCTGTAAGGCTCAGAGCCTGTGAGTCATGATAATGTCACTACTGAGAAGATGCTGAAGAGGAGTAATACGAAAATAAACTGCCGACCATCTTGCAGTGGTGTCAGAGCTCTTCTTCAGTTTCTCTTCAAATCTCATGGTTCATGAtttgatgtctttgtgttgtgtcttgttttgcatgtttgtctccctctgtctgtcagtattgTTTCCTTCatgctctctcctctgtgtcttcccctcattatctcacttGTCCTCCTCCCTACTCTCTCCCCACCTGTTCCTCGTTCCCtaatcagtgtgtctgtgtacttaaGCCTTGGTTCCCCATATACTTGTTGTCAGTTCATTGTTGGTGTTTGTATGATGTCTCTCTCGAGttccttgtgtttctgcttgtgtctctggttttggattttgatttctgtgtttttctttgtttcatttgctaCTTtacctttttccctttttcctaGTTTGTATAACCAGGTCCCTTGGTTTGATGCATTCAGCTGTTTGTTAAATAAAACTCACCTTTTGCTCCTCCTTATCCTGCCTCTTGTGAGTCTGCTTTTAGGTCCACCTTCCATTTCCCTCAACCCCTGATATTATATCAGTTTTTTCTGATGGAGGGAATTTTGTTTGCCCTGTAGATTTCCTTGTTGGCCTGTTTGACTGCTTGTTCCTTTTGGACATAATTTCTCAACTGCCATGCTGACTAGGATTGTCACTGAATTCCATAGAAACTTTACCACATCCTCATCAGCGGTTGCTTTCCGGGCCTATGCCCACTTCCTCATCACACTTCTGCCACTCAGCACATTCTTGCACGCTCTGGGCAGTGTTCCACGAACAGGgtgaaaaccgcattgttcctcctgaatccgcactgtccccgactgccacgcgatgctgcagagacgtgtcagccaagacagcctCACcacatccagagacttgagatactcagggcggatctcatccacccccggtgctttgccaccgaggagcttcccaactacctcagtgacttcggcccggctgatgaatgaatgaatccacctccaagtccccagcccctgcttcctctatggaaggtgtgtcagtgggattgaggagatcctcgaagtattccttccaccaccCAGCGATATCcccagttgaggtcaacagctccccacccccactgtaaacagtgttggtggagacctgcttccccctcctgaggcgctggatggtttgccagaatttcctcgaggctgaccggtagtcctcctccatggcctccccgaacttttcccagacctgagtttttgcttccgcgaccaACTGTGCCGCAgcacgcttggcctgccggtacctgtcagctgcctcaggagtcccccgagccAGCCATGCttgataggactccttcttcagcttgacagcatcccttacttccgggttcggggattgccaccacgacaggcaccagagaccttacggccacagctccgaacTGCTGcatcaaca
This window of the Acanthopagrus latus isolate v.2019 chromosome 3, fAcaLat1.1, whole genome shotgun sequence genome carries:
- the LOC119014619 gene encoding major histocompatibility complex class I-related gene protein-like, whose protein sequence is MKTLLLLLLFCHVSSPVLHSLKFFITASTGIPNLPEVVLTVEVDEIMTVYCDNGTLDVKDIVKSFFIKYPERLEWYRQRCFNFFPNFFKSLTHSLMCLFNQTGGVHVLQRVSGCEWDDETEEVKGFSQFAYDGEDLLKLDLNTLTWIALRPEAVIAKPIWDADKVMREHYKTAFTQIYPQRLETYVKYGRSVLLRTELPSVSLLQKTPSSPVSCLATGFYPHRASLVWRKDGEELHEEVDHGEILPNHDGTFQMSVDLNLSSVTPEDWTRYDCVFQLSGVKEGIITRLEKDRIRTNWGKSEIRGC